A single region of the Arthrobacter sp. PAMC25564 genome encodes:
- a CDS encoding GNAT family N-acetyltransferase, with protein MTLEPGSAAIIQLAWARHLGFDDAGFAAAGGARLTRADESRRSVDFVRLFGSSALVGPQWVLDAAAGIPDEELAQHVTLLTITRPHGGYGLGAAALFFADELPLLQPAEELTVSHGNPEAVELEGRCPPDDVNEVRLSGLPHRYTIMRDDDGRSVPVACGAYAEWEGILADLGVLVDPEWRRRGLGSLAASIAAHEALASGLTLQWRTDVSNQGSLAIARSLGFAAGGIQTSVLLG; from the coding sequence ATGACTCTTGAGCCCGGTTCCGCTGCCATCATCCAGCTCGCGTGGGCACGCCACCTGGGATTCGACGACGCCGGATTCGCGGCCGCCGGCGGTGCCCGGCTCACCCGTGCCGATGAGTCCCGCCGCTCGGTCGACTTCGTCCGGCTGTTCGGCAGCTCCGCCCTTGTGGGGCCACAATGGGTGCTGGATGCCGCCGCCGGGATCCCGGATGAGGAACTCGCCCAGCACGTCACCCTGCTGACCATCACCCGGCCGCACGGCGGCTATGGCCTGGGCGCGGCGGCACTCTTCTTCGCCGATGAGCTGCCCCTGCTCCAGCCCGCCGAGGAGCTCACGGTCTCGCACGGGAACCCTGAAGCCGTGGAACTCGAGGGCCGCTGCCCGCCGGATGATGTGAACGAGGTCCGGCTGTCCGGGTTGCCGCACCGCTACACCATCATGCGCGATGACGACGGCCGGTCGGTGCCCGTTGCTTGCGGCGCCTACGCGGAATGGGAGGGGATCCTCGCGGACCTCGGCGTGCTCGTGGACCCGGAATGGCGGCGGCGCGGGCTGGGCTCGCTGGCCGCCTCGATCGCCGCCCACGAGGCCCTCGCTTCGGGGCTGACGCTCCAGTGGCGTACCGACGTCAGCAACCAGGGCTCACTGGCCATCGCCCGGAGCCTGGGCTTTGCCGCCGGCGGCATCCAGACCAGCGTCCTGCTCGGCTGA